A window of Sutcliffiella cohnii contains these coding sequences:
- a CDS encoding DeoR/GlpR family DNA-binding transcription regulator, with protein sequence MLTPERQKIILDLLQVQEIVKIQELIDITGASESTIRRDLSQLEQEKKLKRVHGGASRLHQKGEELSIQEKSSQNLTKKKEIAELAASIIEDGDCIYIDAGTTTLQLITKITKKNITVVTNGFAHIQILTEKGIPTYVVGGYMKPKTGAIVGSKAVESLSSYYFDKAFIGANGAHPTAGYTTPDPEEANVKQLAIKQSRQAYVLIDDTKMNDITFIKIADLKEATIITNQIEKDVKTTYEQKTTVMVVQQ encoded by the coding sequence ATGTTAACACCAGAAAGACAAAAAATAATATTAGATTTGTTGCAAGTACAAGAAATAGTAAAAATTCAAGAGTTAATTGATATAACAGGCGCATCAGAATCAACAATCCGTAGAGATTTAAGTCAGCTCGAACAAGAAAAAAAATTAAAGCGAGTTCATGGTGGAGCTTCTAGACTTCATCAAAAAGGCGAAGAATTAAGTATTCAAGAGAAATCTTCTCAAAATCTCACTAAGAAAAAGGAAATTGCTGAATTAGCAGCTTCTATTATCGAAGACGGAGATTGCATCTATATTGATGCTGGAACAACGACATTACAACTCATTACAAAAATAACGAAAAAAAATATAACCGTTGTTACTAATGGATTTGCCCATATTCAAATCCTTACGGAAAAAGGAATTCCTACTTATGTAGTTGGGGGCTATATGAAGCCTAAAACAGGGGCGATCGTGGGAAGTAAGGCAGTAGAAAGTTTAAGTAGTTATTACTTTGATAAAGCATTTATTGGTGCAAATGGTGCTCATCCAACTGCTGGCTATACAACACCAGATCCAGAAGAAGCAAACGTCAAACAGTTAGCAATTAAACAATCAAGACAAGCTTACGTCTTGATTGATGATACAAAAATGAATGATATAACGTTTATTAAAATTGCCGATTTAAAAGAAGCAACGATAATAACGAACCAAATCGAAAAAGATGTAAAGACAACCTATGAACAAAAAACAACAGTGATGGTGGTGCAACAATGA